TTCAGAATCCATTGACAAGTTTGTGTCCAAGAAGCAGATGCGCTGCAGCAGGAAAAAATAATGTGGGGTGGAGCAGCTATGGAGGGAAGAGGAAAGGGGTTGGGAGAATCAGGGTTGCATCTCAGGAATCTGCTTCTTCTGAGGATGTTGCAGATGATTATTATGCTGTTTTGGGTCTGGTAATGATAAAAATCTTGTCTTTAAACTTGTCTTGCctcaaattcttttttttttgttagtctTGATGTATTAGGCTTTCCCAATTGTCGTGTTTTATGTCCTCTATTATGCTGTTTTGGGTCTGGTAATTATAAAGATCTTGTCTTTGAACTTGTCTTGCCtcaaattcattttgtttgttagTCTTGATGTATTAGGCTTTCCCAATTGTTGTGTTTTATGTCCTCTGTTATGCTGTTTTGGGTCTGGTAATTATAAAGATCTTGTCTTTGAACTTGTCTTGCCtcaaattcattttgtttgttagTCTTGATGTATTAGGCTTTCCCAATTGTTGTGTTTTATGTCCTCTGTTATGCTGTTTTGGGTCTggtaattataaaaatcttGTCTTTTAACTTGTCTTGTCtgatattcatttaatttgttaatctTGATGTATTAGGTTTTCCCAATTTCTGTGGTTTATGTCTTCTAGTATGCTGCAGATGATTATTATGCTGTTTAAGGTCTTGTAATGATAAAAATCTTGTCTTTAAACTGTGTCAAATACATTTAGTTTGTTACTCTTGATGTATTAGGCTTTCCCAATTTCTGTGTTTTATGTCTTCTATTATGCTGCAGATGAatactattttgtttttggtaaaATCTTGTCTTTAAACTTGGTTCAATTTCAtttaggtggtgttcggtttatTAGGCAAGATAAGAGTGTGATAAAATATGGGATAAGTCACAATAAGATTTGTCTATGACTAAATTAGTCACAGGGGTGAAGGTTAGATGGTTTATCATGAGATATAATCTAATCTTGGCATTATGGAGGCGGCCCAGATACATTGTCAGGGGCCAAGCTTTTGAGAGAAATGCAACCAAACAAAAGATAAGATTAGTCATGGCCTTTAATCATGAGTAATCATGGCAACCGCACCGCCCTTAGTGTGTTAATCTTGATGTATTGGGCCTTCCCAGTTTCCGtgttttatgttttctatTATACCATAAGAacgaaaaaaaggaaattcagAAGTATAAAGCTTTCTAGGTGTTGATTAAAGGATTAGTGGTTGCGATTTGGCTTTTTTGGTAATGATGGTAAGGATTGATATGTTTAGTCtattttcaagaaattgtGAAGCAATTTGATTGGTATTTCAATGGTGAATGATAAGGGTGAAGTGTTTGTTACACACTCATACTGACATTGTGATTAAGATGAtgattgatttttcatttctctttttgatTCTTGAATGTACCATAGCTTCCAGATGCGACCCCGGAGCAAATAAAGAAAGCCTATTATAATTGCATGAAATCTTGCCATCCAGATTTGAGTGGTGATGACCCGGAGACAACGAATTTCTGCATGTTCATAAACGAGGTGTACGAGGTAAGTTCCATTTTATGGATTTCTTGGGTGAGTTTGTAACTTCTGTTGGAAACTGATCTTCTATTCTTTCTCCTCTGTTTTAGATTCTGAGTGATCCTGTCCAGAGAATGGTGTATGATGAAATCCATGGATACGCTCTCACTGCAATCAATCCGTTTTTCGATGATTCCAGCACGAAGGACCATGTCTTTGTGGACGAGTTTAGTTGCATAGGTAAGCTTGCCATCACTTCTGTTCTACtttgacatttcattttagaaatgTCTTTCGAGTTCAAATTGTGGATAGTTCTCTACGACAAGTATGTCGTTTAAATGCAAAATGGAACGAGCAAAATCTGCATTGTATACCTTTAAGTTGGCAGTGTCTGATTTCTTCCGTTTCTTCGCATAGGCTGCAAGAACTGTGCCAACGTTTGCTCGGAAGTTTTTGCCATTGAGGAAGACTTTGGAAGAGCCAGAGCTTATAACCAAGCCGGGATGCTTGACAAAGTTCAGCAAGCAGTTGAGAGCTGGTAAGTTTCTTTGTATTTCTCTTTTTCGGATACCAATTACTGGAATTTGTTATGACCTGTAGTCCTGTACGTATTCATTTCAGCCCCGTTGATTGTATTCATTGGACTTCTGCTGCTCAGTTATCGCTGCTGGAAGATGAAATGCGCAGAGTAGAAAGAGTGAATGTAAGAACGCATCGTGGTATTTATGTTCCGTTTTATGCAGAATCTTTTCTAATTTCATCATCTTGATATTCTGTCGTGATAAAGCATATACAGTTTTTTGCTGTAGCTTATTTACAAGCGTAATAATGCTTATCAGGTCGCTCTGATGCTCTCGGGCATGGGCTCAGGATCTTCAGATGTCTTTCGGATGGTAAGATTGCCAAACTATTAACATAGTATATTGTATCATCCGATGACACGCTTTGAGGCTATGCGCGTGTTAATACTCTTGCTTGTGCAGGCGAGCGGTAGATGGGAAAAGAGACAAGCTAAAGTATTGGTAAGGACCCTTATTCAATATGGTCTGATTTTCTCGGACAAATTGGACATCGAGTGAATGAGTTCAATAGAGAGATTTGGTTTTCGACTTGTTATGGTTACAGTGCTTGAAAACGCCTCGTTTCTTACAGGCACAGGCTAAAGTGAGGATGATGAAGCAGAAAGATTCTGGCCAAACTCCGACTTATTGGGACAACCTTTGGGGCAACACGAAAGACTACGAAAGTAAAGCTAATAAAGGTATAAAGTTCATTTTCCCTTGAGTAAGATCTCAATGGAACTATGCTGAAaatcttctttattttgtgttgcaGAGGAAGAAGTGAAAGAGAGGGCAGCACGAGCTGCTGCAGCTGCCCgtagatggagagagtattcCAGGAGAGGCGCGGACAAACGTCCTACATACAAACTTCCAGAAGCCGTCTCTAACAAGGAGTAGTGGTAAGCGTTGTTAGTTCTAGCTCGACCACCCTCGTATATacgtacatatgcatatatgtaAATGCGATTGATCATTCATTCGCTGCATCGTATGCAGAACTGTATATATAACCTTGTTATACATAATTGAGACTTTTAGCATTACAACATATTGTTAGTATATTTCCAGACAATCGTACCATATCTTAACTATTCACGTGTCACGTCGGTTTTTCATACCATATCGAGCCACCGTGGCCTGTTTAGGGATTATTCTTGGTGGTGGGAATAAATAATAACAGACATATCTAGTTAATATTTCTAATAAGAGATTCTTAGATATTTAGATATGtaactattgatttaatataattctTAAATGATGAATTGACTAACAAAACTATGGAAATTTTATTAGGGTTAATatcacttttcaattttaatctgactcttttttattttttcccaaacattaaaattttagtatcaattttaattatgtatcaATGTTGTATTAGGAATTACACATacttataaaatcaattaattttaaataagctTTTGTGTCATGTAAACTTGCAACTCAACTACCATGCGAACAGACATTCGATGACAAAATTCAAGACGCGATTACTTTAGAAGCGAAACTACCATATGAACAGATATTCgatgacaaaatttaagacgCGATTACTTAGAAGCGAAACTACTATATGAACAGAACATATATTCGATGACAAAATTCAAGACGCGGTTACTTTAGAAGCGAACGTCTGACAACAAAATTGAAGATATGGTAAGACAATTCAAATCATAGAGCCATCAATCAATTTTGACATCCTAAAGTCTATATATTAATTCGATCCGGTGTTGAAATTATGTATTAATAAGAATTACTACGAGATAATTGATCATTTTTGAAAGATTTCTATTGGATAAAAATGGGTATTCTTTGCCCATTATCGGACAATCACTTTATATACAAACTTTGTGTACAaatatccaatcaaattgacCAGAACCAGATAATGATTTTGGCACTCTCGAGTCTCCACCACAAAAATTCGAAAATGAACTTATATTGATGAATTTTATAAGTAAAGCTAAATCTGATACAAAATTGAAAGGTGTAGATTTAAGAGTTGGAGAAAATTACACATCACTGGTTTGTCCAATTAAGGaattaaaaacattaattatcCAGAAGAATCTTAATGCAGCCCTCGTGGCCACAAtaaatgacctaaaatgagTTCAATAATGACGAATATTTATTCAAGCATCTTTTAACAAGTGGATGTTAATTACTAGCATTAACAAGTGGAtagtaattaagaaaataattagcaCGGCATAACTAAAGTTGTCCTGAGCCAATTTGCtctaaaatatatcaataatttacattatgtcaactacttGCGAAAGTTGGGGCATTATTCAAGTTTCTGCCCAACACATCCACAAATGGCATTATTATGACTATTTGTCACAATTTATTATGTTTACTGACGATGACATCAGTTTTAACACAAAGAacaagttgaaaaaaaaaatagtaggtCAAATACGCTGAAAAAGTTGCCGCCAAAAGGTAGAGGCAGTGCAGCGGTCATCGTGGTAAGGGATGGTTGAACAATCAAGGGCTATTTCATGCAAAATCTCGAAATTTGGTTAAAATCTGTTATAGAGTTGGCGTATATGTGTCCAATTATGTAACGTGAATGAATAGCGGCACATATATGTATTCATGTGACGACGTGGACGACTAAATGACTTCGTTATTTTAGTTTGGGAAGCTAATAAAATACTAcgtataaaatataatctctTCTTCCCATCTCTGCACATCATCACATCCATGTTGTTGGCTTACCACTGtttttatatagatttttCATATCTCAAagtcaaattttcaattgtgtTTGAATGGTCGAATCTATCCAAgtacttataaaattactcccataattttataatttctaattgtGAATtacacaatataattaatggtTTGGTACTAGTGCTTACAATTTTGGGataatatctataaatacaaacAACAAGATATTCTTTTACTTGTGAACCAACTCATATAGTTTCTCTCTCCCCATGGTAGGTGGGTGAGTTGTATCGGAATATCAACCAATTTGAAATCTCACTTAACACTTTATGTATCTATCCATCACATTAAAAAGGTggtcttttttttctctagcAACCAGATGCCATGTGAATTGGCATACTTATATTCTATTCATTCATTTGAATTTCGAACCCTTCCAAACCCCAAAAATTGCTACTCCCAGCTGACGCACCGTGGAATCAACAACAGCTCAAAAGACTAGAACGGAATCAATCGAgttttctaattttcaaatactaaCATACAATGTGCATATTTTGGAGCTTCAAAATTGTAGAACTTGATAATCAATCTACCAATGTTGTGTAGTAAAAAACAATGCAAAAGTGGgaaaaacacaatttaattgGAAGGAAATCAATGATCAAACATTTTCTATGACCACTCTTATTCCAAATGATCCAATCTACATACACAAACTTTGTATCAATCCCCACCAAACATTTATCTCATCACACTCTCTTCTCAACAAAAATCACTATTgtaaaaattttcaagaaatcCAAAGTGATCaaccaaaaacacacacaatgACAAACCGTCATCTAACCGCAGAAGCAACAGAATGAGCCCAAAACCTAAGATGATCCTTGAGCTCCATCTCATTCCCGAAAGCCGGAATCCTCCACTCCATCATCGaattcttcctcctcctctcctcctcctccatccTCTCCCACGCCTCCGACAGATACGGCCGCGACGCCTCACTCTTCCCCTTCCCCTCCCGCATCACCAGCCCCGGAATGATCGACGCCAATCTCGAATTGGAAACCCGATCCTCCTCCGAAAACACAAACCCTAGATCCATAAACCCTTTCACCTCCTCCACCTCCAGCTCCGTCAAGCTCCTGCTCGCGCCTCctctcctcttcctcctccgaTGAATAGCCTTATCCGCATTCGCCTTGTTGATCTTCTTCAATGCTTCTTCTTCCTCGTCGAAGCTCCCGGCTTCTTTGCCGGAGAGGATCGTCTGGAGGTGGGGCCCGAGGACGGATTTCGGAGACGGGGAGCTCGGCTCCgatgatgatgaggaggagaggTTTTGGTCGCTGAGGGATTTTCTCATCAGCGTTGTGATCTTGCTCAGCTTCTTCGGAGCGCCGTCTTTTTCGTCTTGCGATAACGGCGCCGCCGCCTTTTTTGTGGGAGCGAAGGGTTTCTGTCCGAACCAGTACTTGTCGAAGAGGTTTAAGAATGTTTCTTCGTCTGACATGTTCTGTCGGAAAGTGATGAGCTTTTTCAGACCGGaaacacacactgcacacagtgggttttgatttttttttttttttgagggAAGAGAGTGAATTATTGAGATTAGTTGTGTGTGGAGTTTGATTGGGGGGAAATGAGTTATATATATGGGTGGGGTTGGGGTAGGGGTCGTTACATTATTGACCCTTGTTGGAGTAGTAAATTGGGGTGATTGCGTGGAGGATTATGTAAAGTAATGAGCACGATTATCGTCTTGTTCAATTTATTAAGTGTTAGTACGTGTTTTGGGGTTATggtgataatataatactcctatttaatgttgaaatttgaatatgtgAATGGCTTTTTAGCTTGTATGTGTGTGAACTTAGGCCACAAAACGTGGGGAGTGAGTCAACTGACGGAAGGTTAGAGTATTATTAGTTTGAATGTTAAAATTGCTGATATAATTAGTGGAAGGGCTGCAAATAGTAGAAAATTAAGAGCATAATAACAACTGCTCTCGACCTCGTCCGTCTACATACGCAGTGACGTACGCAGAAATAAATATGAGCAAGGGctaaacttttaaattttatttaaaaataaattttctaagtaatttagaattttttaaagCCCCTCCCCATTAACATGTAGTTCCGCCATTGCATATACGTGCATTGGTAATGAGAAGTTTATTCGAACACTTCGTGAAGGACTATTGTTCTGGCCAAATGTGACGGGGGCATGTGTTTCATCGTTGATTCCATATGCACGGAGATTTATTCTTGCGCATAACGATACTTTTGTTCATGTAAAGTTGACTCCAACATGATTAAGTAGAAGTTTCAATGTGCTTGGgcctaaattttaaaatttcacatGTGTAATCGGCTTTTGAGAGAgacaaaagagagaaaatggttGAAGTGTTAGTGAAAAATAGGATCCACGTCGTTATAAAAAACTTATTAGACTAATTTTGGTAgaagatttaaaatgtaaaaataagaCCATTTTTGTTGACAGATAGAGGAGTATATGCTTTTTTATTAGGAATATTAGCGTCTAATATTACGAAACTTTCTAAAAATTCCCACAAACTTTAAACTTAGCAATTGTTACTAAATTATTCTTGCAACGAATAATAGTTTTAGAAATatagtgaattttttttaattacaatcCACATTAACATATTCAGTTCGATGTAttgattgaaatataattttcttattaaccGAGTCACATTTCATCGtcaaatagtactaataaaaacgtattaaaattttaccttttgttaaataatttagCCTTCTCTTTTCCAAACTTGATTTCAGTTTGGAAAAATGGCATTTTGCTTCACAATATCTGAAAATCATTGCCTCATGTCTGCATCAAATTAGATGGATTCCCGTGACagtaaaaagaagaagaaaaaatgaaaaatcacgTGTATAGCCATCACATGTGGAACTATATATTAGAgcttaataaatgaaataatataaggGTATTCCCGTAAATTCACATATGTACGAATAATTAGCATGGGCCCAATTTATTGAGTAAAGTTGAAGAATcaatttcaattgaatttcTTTAAATCCACTCCACCATATCTTTTTCTAACTAAATAATCACTCAGCCCCACTTATAGAAATAAGGtcgttttcaatttttcaatatttctattttctatcAATAGTTTCCAAGTCATATCACATAcgaataattcttaaaattattgttaagGGAATTAAAGTATTGTGGTGCTTCAGCTTTGCTAGGTGAACTAAACATTATAAGTGCCAATGAAATGTAAATACTATTCATAGTTAgactaaataaattttttattatatatatagacttaAATGTAAAagttattactattttattgtgagaattaataaaattataatagtaaatcAAAAGTCTATACATTGtcatacaatatttttttttcatatgcaGTTCATGAATTGACTGAAAGTTTATGGATGGTAGAgcccattttatttacatatttcatCTCTCTGTGACTATGACTCTatcaatttattcaattattatccTGAAATGTCaaaggtaattttatttatctataaaCTATTGATGTCATGTCAATTGTAGagtgaaattttttatcattaaatgATTTCAAtactatagtagtattattttttaaacgcATCTACACCATAGTAACACGACAGGCTTCAATATTTGTGTAGGGACCCACCTCAATCTTCATTTTAggctttgttttcttttattatataaagcattaatatatacagtaactttacatatcaatattccatatttataatcatttaatcattttattccaCACGATAAATGCAAACATATTAACTAAACATGATTATGATTTTAGGTGTTTTAGCGTTtggatttataatttaaaaaataatagaaaaatataaatatagaaagaatATTTTCTTTGGTCACCGTGTCCGTGTAAGTCCCAGATGGAAAAGAGTTTACGATTTAGCAAACAACAGcgaaaaaacattttaaagtTGGTATGAAAAATCAGACTGATTTTAAACTTTGCATATAAAATCAGAATTCTgtcaaaattcattaatttagaGACTATTATTCATAAATGTATCGTTTTATATGTCGATCAATTTAGCCATTTTCATATTGTCAGACAGACAAGTAATTAAATGTAGTCGGATCTAACACATTAGTAAAATcagataaaaatgaaagttcaacaaatatttgaaacgttttccatattaatatgcaaaatcaaaattcaatcaaaatatcaacCACAAATTATTAGATaagtactagtaatatatacttcctctgttccCGAATAGGATTCCTATACttccattttggttcgtccgCGATTGAGAGTCTCGATTCATAATTAGTAAAGAGATCTCACATCACaccaactcatttcactcacgtatcatttaaaactaatatatactagtgggacccctattcggctattccactaacttttttccacccatttttcttaacatgtCTTAAAACTTATGTCGGAAagaaatgtgactcctattcgcggacggactgaGTAGATATTATCTAAAAGGAGGGGTCGAATAGAGCGTTTGGTAAACTCTCTAAAATATTCGATGTAGTAGTAAAGCGATGTGTATGAAACACGAAATTCACGTGCTATATAATGTAATTCTAGTTAAATTGGAGAATTTTACGCGTTAGCAACTAAAAGCTAGTAACATATTTTTGGGTTAATGTAtgcaaatattaaataatgaattagaCCAACTAATGTCAAAATCGAATTTCAAATCTAAGTCGCTTTTTTGGGGACCGCGATAAAAGTTTGAAGACGCAAATATCACGTGCATTTTAGCTTCTCATAATTCACATCAAAATCGTGAACACATATTCACACGATAAGGATAAGGCTATCTCAAAACctttttatttactactacctttttttctctttttatcttCTAATTtctcctaatttttttttttttttggaatgatCATCCAACTACTAGTCTACTAACTATCATGCCATTgctatatactccattcgtcccattaaatatgcaacatttatttttcggcacatgattttatgtagtgttgttttgtgagttaatgaaaatagagtaaagtaagagagaaaaaaacatagaaagagtattgtttttatttttagaaacgtttcatttttaatgggactgactgaaaaagaaaatgtttcattgtTTTGTGACAGAgtgagtatatattttaactagatatcaattttttttaaatggcaTTATGATCCGAACTTTAAACTCATGTAATACTTCTGACGAGTCAGCTTCAATTTAaaggaaattaattttgagaaaaaatttaaaattcatctatttatatttattactataaaactataGGTATTTTGAGTCTCTTGGTGTGCAATAGTTGAAAAATCATGCTTGGTAAACTAAGAGCGACGTACTCAAATTTATAGAGGCAATAGTGAGTTTTGAACATTAGAATTTTATCATTGAAACTTTACCACTAAGTTGTCCTAATTTATATCAGGGTTTTTACTAATAGTAAATTTCATCAAACCTTTTTATATGTTGCAACTTTAGAccttttagttttaaaaatgaaaaatatcatcacaTGCTTCTAAATATTAGTATCACATATCCTTTTTCCACTTTTGAACACATTAAGGAagtctttttattttctaattattttaagttgAGGATTGTATGATTTAgatttcaattattacaaaataaatttgatttattctatgattaattaattatacttacGAAACTTATTCAAGTATCACATCActtcaaatttgaatgatggtcttttgaataatttcgatactaattattttattttggagcTATTCgtcaaaaacaaataataacataagctatatttcaattcaatcaatttggttctatataattgaataaattccaaatcaatgaaatttaaataaatagttaagttTGATTTGATAATGTTTTGATTCAAAGAAAAACCTTGCCGATGTGAATTATTTGGCTCCATTGCCACGTAAACATGGAGGGAGAGACAGTTGGCGAGtgcatatactccctctgtcccatataatgtgggacactttgacccggcacgagtttcaagaaatctaatggaaagtgaattgaaaaagttggtgggatgtgggtactacttttaaagtattaattttataataaaatgtgagtaggaatgagttagtggaatatgaggtccactgctaaaaatggtaaaagtgaagtcaGACATATTACGTGGGACGGCCCGAAAAATTAtctggaacggagggagtatattctaACTTCATATTGCTGAAACTGTGGGATctctactaaaataaaaatatcaaatatctGCATTTAGTCCATGCATagtcaaattaattaattggactgaataaaattaatatcagCCATCTCAGAATATTAAAGTGAAAAGGGAATCCAGAActaaaatgagaagaaaaattaaagaaaattaaatcaagaaTCATAAGCTACACAACTTTTTGGGCCAGGTTTGCAAATTGATAAAGACCATTGGTAATAGGAAGAGCACTTGaagcaacaaaataatattactaatcTGAGCCCATGAAAGTGCTAGAGAAAATAAACATGTGAGCAATGGAGGCTGATCAGTCTACACTATAGTGCAAATTATGACTTATAATTTTCGATATGACACGggtatatataaaatcaatgtGTTAGCGTCAAGTTTTAACGTGTTCATTCTTTAGTGAGTCGACCCGATAAACACACGATAATATGGAGCTAGTGATccttattttttacatttattagaGGTGtagttatgtttttattttcttaattttcatacTATGCCTTCTACCATATCTTTGCCTTAACTGTCATGACCATCGTCACCACATGTCCACATCGTAGGATCATATTTCCTATGCAACACGTCCACGTCATTTCGTGTTGTTATCAGGTGTTGCTGAGTTCGTGTTGCTACTATGTTCTGTCAACATGGATATGATCATGTTACTAACGAATTCGTGTCGTGTGCGGGTCTGAATCATATCTAGCCCATATTTAGATTGATGAATTACTTAACAGGTCGTGTTCATAATTGACCTTAACGGATTAGGTCGCAATGAGATCAACTTGATAATAACCCAACCCACACGATTTGTAAGTCATATTTTAAGTAAATGGgaatgataatttaatttaatctcaTTCTTTTCCTAGTGTGGTTAATTTTACAATGTAAAAACACTAATTTTAAACGTCTAGTGCAATGTTTATAGGTCAGTTAAAAAAGTAGTATTGTTTTTACATTAATTGATTCTTATATTTATGATCAATACATGTATAATGTAAAAATTCCATGGTCCATCTATACCAAGGTGGCATAGCGAATTGGTGTACCTCACCATTAACTCATTGATAAATGGATGCCCACATGCCACATCAAATGAatatcaattcaataaatctaATTGCACAAAATAGACATGTATTATTCATGGAAAGTGGCattatattactagtattaaattggaaaatatcaTCATAAAATAGGCGTGCAATATAGttacaatatatatgtataggcGAGCATTAGGGTCCTATTGACCCCTTAgtgtttatttccttcttaatatcaTCCATTAGATTAGAGATGTGGACGGTCAAGATCAAAATTGTGGAACTTATCCCATGCTACATTATTGGTCCTATTTCGTGCATTATAAGGGTATAAGAGTAAAACaatgatgaattaaaaatggCAGTTCCTACAATTAAGCGTGATTTTCATTGAAACCGCTTGACATTCCATCCAATCACTCTCTCTCACACCAAACGTCTCTCTTCCCTCAACCCACGACAAAACCCTTTCTCTCCAATttcaaaaccctagccgctACTAAATCGGAGCAACTACACGGAGAAGACGATTTTTGCCGGATTTTGCTCACTCGCTCGACGCAGCAACATTTCGTgctttttttatatgaacatagtgtattacaaatatcaatacaatgacATGAGTATTTCAACACAAGTACACGAAAATATCAACccagttttattgagatttcacATTCATTGTATTGAGATTTgatatgcattatattgaga
The nucleotide sequence above comes from Salvia hispanica cultivar TCC Black 2014 chromosome 5, UniMelb_Shisp_WGS_1.0, whole genome shotgun sequence. Encoded proteins:
- the LOC125187040 gene encoding chaperone protein dnaJ C76, chloroplastic isoform X1, which produces MAQLLPPVCTDALKFQNPLTSLCPRSRCAAAGKNNVGWSSYGGKRKGVGRIRVASQESASSEDVADDYYAVLGLLPDATPEQIKKAYYNCMKSCHPDLSGDDPETTNFCMFINEVYEILSDPVQRMVYDEIHGYALTAINPFFDDSSTKDHVFVDEFSCIGCKNCANVCSEVFAIEEDFGRARAYNQAGMLDKVQQAVESCPVDCIHWTSAAQLSLLEDEMRRVERVNLIYKRNNAYQVALMLSGMGSGSSDVFRMASGRWEKRQAKVLAQAKVRMMKQKDSGQTPTYWDNLWGNTKDYESKANKEEEVKERAARAAAAARRWREYSRRGADKRPTYKLPEAVSNKE
- the LOC125187040 gene encoding chaperone protein dnaJ C76, chloroplastic isoform X2; protein product: MAQLLPPVCTDALKFQNPLTSLCPRSRCAAAGKNNVGWSSYGGKRKGVGRIRVASQESASSEDVADDYYAVLGLLPDATPEQIKKAYYNCMKSCHPDLSGDDPETTNFCMFINEVYEILSDPVQRMVYDEIHGYALTAINPFFDDSSTKDHVFVDEFSCIGCKNCANVCSEVFAIEEDFGRARAYNQAGMLDKVQQAVESCPVDCIHWTSAAQLSLLEDEMRRVERVNVALMLSGMGSGSSDVFRMASGRWEKRQAKVLAQAKVRMMKQKDSGQTPTYWDNLWGNTKDYESKANKEEEVKERAARAAAAARRWREYSRRGADKRPTYKLPEAVSNKE
- the LOC125188230 gene encoding uncharacterized protein LOC125188230 gives rise to the protein MSDEETFLNLFDKYWFGQKPFAPTKKAAAPLSQDEKDGAPKKLSKITTLMRKSLSDQNLSSSSSSEPSSPSPKSVLGPHLQTILSGKEAGSFDEEEEALKKINKANADKAIHRRRKRRGGASRSLTELEVEEVKGFMDLGFVFSEEDRVSNSRLASIIPGLVMREGKGKSEASRPYLSEAWERMEEEERRRKNSMMEWRIPAFGNEMELKDHLRFWAHSVASAVR